The following coding sequences are from one Macrobrachium rosenbergii isolate ZJJX-2024 chromosome 36, ASM4041242v1, whole genome shotgun sequence window:
- the LOC136825039 gene encoding short transient receptor potential channel 4-associated protein-like, with protein MSSRYLIKKKYQHLSRYRFYKKELSGHDTNAIYMVPEEGLTFIPHGEILKALRVLERAIHLTELNMPLIMAQMKTIQTTLTAGQEDYMGENVSLNDVICVINRHDGIKTLVSLLMIPDSGERCCKSDNCDHVTTVGNLHAITLNVLNRLTSHDNAIGSQLSESDEVLQILFAMMTRSETYTKAVTLIEHLLILRKSTLQLNTIPGLDRLIGQLDGEFLANFCSILAVTISDLDVYENKTLLYEQSKLRSNIKSLSPLRDINQEFVLGIPEFLPRLVNFATKLPYEPRYEGRTMEVDHWMRLIEESMSDVISQLDPNLIESSADAIERILPHTVLNQIEALAGPMLQRVETVYVLGLLLLGKHRKEVQAQLAQLRLIPRLSQLFDLFIWKCETYQERVRVPGHLSSCECSPEVALKIQFLRLVHSFCDQSEYRYLMLTPTEYREVCSISAAKVLLHESTTATSTSTTQDSSSGSGSQGSRTPTNQTPKVQECTSSCQSSTAFNDVLLTTNTSPQMPIEFPMNQMCSGSKGLLSKIVDALKRETTGSTFRFWFSRAIESYLRSANPYADQIFLLRRGLLMHLANSLLLCEVGPSQKEVLQSTFDLLGELLKFNVEAYHRLDSIISTEAREKKLFRLVTKNLVDSNMLVRSLVLSNDLFTREGKAVEFAAKSRTLKHVSTFKQRLDFLVQLTKTISVDSLTQENVSCLNTSLVILMLAHRHSELPLYLDGLRSHLEPHLLPNLRSLLLFWQTHYLHNKDKDCNTLQRSSGISFDFWRETVATLVAENRLSPECIFHYLSPEDVTLSRMS; from the exons GTTCCTGAGGAGGGACTTACTTTTATTCCCCATGGTGAAATTCTCAAAGCTCTGCGGGTCCTTGAAAGGGCAATACACTTGACGGAACTCAACATGCCTCTGATCATGGCACAAATGAAA ACTATACAGACAACACTCACTGCAGGCCAGGAGGACTATATGGGtgaaaatgtttcattgaacGATGTCATATGTGTCATCAATAGACATGATGGGATAAAG ACATTAGTATCGCTGCTCATGATACCAGACTCAGGAGAACGATGCTGTAAAAGTGACAACTGTGATCATGTGACCACGGTTGGAAATTTGCATGCCATCACGCTGAACGTTCTCAACAGGCTAACGTCTCAT GACAATGCAATTGGGAGTCAGCTGAGTGAAAGTGACGAGGTATTGCAGATCTTGTTTGCAATGATGACGAGGTCGGAGACCTACACCAAAGCAGTTACATTAATTGAACACCTGCTTATCTTGAGAAAGTCAACATTGCAGCTCAACACAATAC ctgGCTTGGACCGCCTCATAGGGCAGTTAGACGGAGAGTTTTTAGCCAATTTCTGCAGTATATTGGCAGTCACGATCTCTGACTTAGATGTATATGAGAACAAGACTTTGT TATACGAGCAGAGCAAACTGCGAAGcaatataaaaagtttatcaCCGTTGCGAGACATAAATCAAGAGTTTGTTCTCGGAATCCCTGAATTTTTACCTAGACTGGTGAACTTTGCCACTAAATTGCCTT ATGAACCACGCTATGAAGGACGAACGATGGAAGTAGACCACTGGATGAGATTGATAGAAGAGTCTATGTCTGATGTTATTAGTCAGCTGGATCCAAATTTGATAGAGTCTTCGGCAG ATGCCATTGAGAGGATACTCCCCCACACAGTCCTGAATCAGATTGAAGCTCTTGCGGGTCCCATGTTACAAAGGGTAGAGACTGTTTACGTACTGGGTCTCCTTTTACTCGGCAAGCACAGAAAGGAAGTTCAGGCCCAATTGGCACAGTTGAGATTAATCCCTAGATTGTCACAACTCTTTGACCTCTTCATCTGGAAGTGTGAGAC GTATCAAGAGCGCGTCAGAGTTCCTGGTCATTTAAGCTCCTGTGAATGTAGTCCAGAAGTGGCACTGAAAATACAGTTCCTTAGATTAGTACATAGTTTTTGCGACCAATCTGAATACAGG TATTTGATGCTAACCCCAACAGAGTACAGAGAGGTTTGCAGTATAAGTGCAGCTAAGGTGCTTCTTCACGAAAGTACAACCGCAACTAGCACATCAACCACCCAGGACTCCAGTAGTGGGAGTGGTTCTCAGGGAAGTAGAACTCCAACAAACCAGACACCCAAAGTTCAAGAATGTACGAGTAGCTGTCAGTCGTCGACTGCTTTCAACGATGTTCTGCTCACGACCAACACCTCACCTCAGATGCCAATAGAGTTTCCCATGAATCAGATGTGTTCAGGGTCGAAAGGTCTCCTGTCCAAGATTGTTGACGCGCTCAAGAGAGAAACCACAGGCTCTACTTTCAG ATTTTGGTTTTCACGGGCTATTGAGAGTTACTTGAGAAGTGCTAATCCTTACGCTGATCAAATATTCCTTCTCCGACGTGGTCTATTGATG CATTTGGCCAATTCACTGCTTCTTTGTGAAGTTGGGCCCAGTCAAAAGGAAGTACTTCAGTCAACGTTTGACTTACTAGGGGAACTGCTTAAATTTAATGTAGAGGCCTACCACAGATTAGACAGTATAATTTCTACAGAAGCTAGG gaaaagaaattatttagacTTGTTACCAAGAATTTGGTCGACAGCAACATGCTTGTCAGATCCCTAGTATTGTCCAATGATCTCTTCACTCGTGAAGGAAAGGCTGTTGAATTTGCTGCAAAATCTAGAACTCTTAAGCACGTATCGACGTTCAAACAGCGGTTAGATTTCTTGGTGCAGTTAACGAAAACCATCAGTGTTGATTCTTTAACCCAG GAAAATGTAAGCTGCCTTAATACATCCCTTGTTATTTTAATGCTTGCCCATCGACACTCTGAGTTGCCCCTGTACTTAGATGGTCTTCGCAGCCACCTGGAGCCGCATCTACTTCCAAACCTTAGGTCTTTGTTGCTATTTTGGCAGACACATTATCTCCATAATAAGGATAAGGACTGTAACACATTGCAAAGA AGCTCTGGTATATCATTTGATTTCTGGCGAGAAACCGTAGCAACGCTCGTTGCTGAAAACCGGCTGTCTCCCGAGTGTATCTTCCATTACCTCTCCCCAGAAGACGTGACTTTATCACGGATGAGCTAG
- the LOC136825041 gene encoding pancreatic lipase-related protein 2-like isoform X1, which yields MLRFAVLGLVAGVALVVPVTKCGAGVPAVEKNGANNEYLRGELDDSHLGNLSDVRFLLWTRSNPGDQEHYRLLPGNLTNLNESPLDPSLPTNMMYHGYNGHGERPWIRMAKTRLLELYNCNVISVDWQTLVPKPWYNLAFENTFKIANYTADLIDWINAEKGLQPSQIHIVGHSLGAQAAGLTGKRVRSGQVARITGLDPAAPLFYDKDSEHRIDKSDAGFVDVIHANSGSILEGCIALFEPLGHVDFFPNGGHHQPGCEVVNGSIIDDWTDLFEGCSHNRATALWVESISAFDPSRVFKSWPCSDYESYMGGLCQSCGKGCLEMGFHVAQSLQGEYFLRTNAESPFARGDEQSS from the exons ATGCTTCGCTTTGCTGTTCTCGGCCTGGTGG CAGGTGTTGCACTTGTCGTACCAGTGACCAAGTGCGGCGCAGGTGTCCCAGCTGTCGAGAAAAATGGGGCAAACAATGAATACTTACGAGGGGAGCTTGATGACAGTCACCTGGGTAATTTGAGTGATGTCCGATTCTTATTGTGGACCAG ATCTAACCCTGGCGATCAAGAACACTACCGCCTCCTGCCGGGAAATCTCACAAACTTGAACGAATCACCGCTGGACCCTTCTCTACCTACAAATATGATGTACCACGGATACAATGGCCACGGAGAACGTCCCTGGATTAGAATGGCTAAAACAA GATTATTGGAATTGTATAACTGCAATGTCATCTCAGTTGATTGGCAGACTTTGGTGCCCAAACCTTGGTACAATTTGGCATTTGAAAATACGTTCAAG ATTGCCAACTACACAGCTGACCTAATTGACTGGATAAATGCAGAAAAGGGTCTCCAGCCATCTCAGATACACATAGTCGGCCATTCTCTCGGTGCCCAGGCTGCTGGCTTGACAGGCAAGCGCGTCAGGTCTGGTCAGGTTGCCAGAATCACGG GTTTAGATCCTGCAGCGCCCTTGTTCTACGACAAGGACTCGGAACACCGCATCGACAAGTCGGACGCTGGTTTTGTGGACGTCATACACGCCAACAGCGGCTCGATCCTTGAG GGCTGCATTGCACTATTCGAGCCCCTGGGACACGTTGACTTTTTCCCCAACGGAGGACACCACCAGCCGGGATGCGAAGTCGTCAATGGCTCCATCATAGACGACTGGACGGATCTTTTCG AGGGATGCAGCCACAACAGGGCGACAGCCCTTTGGGTAGAAAGTATCTCCGCCTTCGACCCCAGCAGGGTTTTTAAGTCATGGCCATGCTCCGACTACGAGTCCTATATGGGCGGTCTGTGCCAGAGTTGCGGGAAGGGTTGTCTTGAAATGGGCTTCCACGTAGCCCAGAG TTTACAGGGAGAATACTTCCTAAGAACCAATGCTGAATCCCCATTTGCACGAGGTGACGAACAGTCCAGCTGA
- the LOC136825041 gene encoding pancreatic lipase-related protein 2-like isoform X2, translating into MLRFAVLGLVGVALVVPVTKCGAGVPAVEKNGANNEYLRGELDDSHLGNLSDVRFLLWTRSNPGDQEHYRLLPGNLTNLNESPLDPSLPTNMMYHGYNGHGERPWIRMAKTRLLELYNCNVISVDWQTLVPKPWYNLAFENTFKIANYTADLIDWINAEKGLQPSQIHIVGHSLGAQAAGLTGKRVRSGQVARITGLDPAAPLFYDKDSEHRIDKSDAGFVDVIHANSGSILEGCIALFEPLGHVDFFPNGGHHQPGCEVVNGSIIDDWTDLFEGCSHNRATALWVESISAFDPSRVFKSWPCSDYESYMGGLCQSCGKGCLEMGFHVAQSLQGEYFLRTNAESPFARGDEQSS; encoded by the exons ATGCTTCGCTTTGCTGTTCTCGGCCTGGTGG GTGTTGCACTTGTCGTACCAGTGACCAAGTGCGGCGCAGGTGTCCCAGCTGTCGAGAAAAATGGGGCAAACAATGAATACTTACGAGGGGAGCTTGATGACAGTCACCTGGGTAATTTGAGTGATGTCCGATTCTTATTGTGGACCAG ATCTAACCCTGGCGATCAAGAACACTACCGCCTCCTGCCGGGAAATCTCACAAACTTGAACGAATCACCGCTGGACCCTTCTCTACCTACAAATATGATGTACCACGGATACAATGGCCACGGAGAACGTCCCTGGATTAGAATGGCTAAAACAA GATTATTGGAATTGTATAACTGCAATGTCATCTCAGTTGATTGGCAGACTTTGGTGCCCAAACCTTGGTACAATTTGGCATTTGAAAATACGTTCAAG ATTGCCAACTACACAGCTGACCTAATTGACTGGATAAATGCAGAAAAGGGTCTCCAGCCATCTCAGATACACATAGTCGGCCATTCTCTCGGTGCCCAGGCTGCTGGCTTGACAGGCAAGCGCGTCAGGTCTGGTCAGGTTGCCAGAATCACGG GTTTAGATCCTGCAGCGCCCTTGTTCTACGACAAGGACTCGGAACACCGCATCGACAAGTCGGACGCTGGTTTTGTGGACGTCATACACGCCAACAGCGGCTCGATCCTTGAG GGCTGCATTGCACTATTCGAGCCCCTGGGACACGTTGACTTTTTCCCCAACGGAGGACACCACCAGCCGGGATGCGAAGTCGTCAATGGCTCCATCATAGACGACTGGACGGATCTTTTCG AGGGATGCAGCCACAACAGGGCGACAGCCCTTTGGGTAGAAAGTATCTCCGCCTTCGACCCCAGCAGGGTTTTTAAGTCATGGCCATGCTCCGACTACGAGTCCTATATGGGCGGTCTGTGCCAGAGTTGCGGGAAGGGTTGTCTTGAAATGGGCTTCCACGTAGCCCAGAG TTTACAGGGAGAATACTTCCTAAGAACCAATGCTGAATCCCCATTTGCACGAGGTGACGAACAGTCCAGCTGA
- the LOC136825041 gene encoding pancreatic lipase-related protein 2-like isoform X3 — protein MLRFAVLGLVAGVALVVPVTKCGAGVPAVEKNGANNEYLRGELDDSHLGNLSDVRFLLWTRSNPGDQEHYRLLPGNLTNLNESPLDPSLPTNMMYHGYNGHGERPWIRMAKTRLLELYNCNVISVDWQTLVPKPWYNLAFENTFKIANYTADLIDWINAEKGLQPSQIHIVGHSLGAQAAGLTGKRVRSGQVARITGLDPAAPLFYDKDSEHRIDKSDAGFVDVIHANSGSILEGCIALFEPLGHVDFFPNGGHHQPGCEVVNGSIIDDWTDLFVYRENTS, from the exons ATGCTTCGCTTTGCTGTTCTCGGCCTGGTGG CAGGTGTTGCACTTGTCGTACCAGTGACCAAGTGCGGCGCAGGTGTCCCAGCTGTCGAGAAAAATGGGGCAAACAATGAATACTTACGAGGGGAGCTTGATGACAGTCACCTGGGTAATTTGAGTGATGTCCGATTCTTATTGTGGACCAG ATCTAACCCTGGCGATCAAGAACACTACCGCCTCCTGCCGGGAAATCTCACAAACTTGAACGAATCACCGCTGGACCCTTCTCTACCTACAAATATGATGTACCACGGATACAATGGCCACGGAGAACGTCCCTGGATTAGAATGGCTAAAACAA GATTATTGGAATTGTATAACTGCAATGTCATCTCAGTTGATTGGCAGACTTTGGTGCCCAAACCTTGGTACAATTTGGCATTTGAAAATACGTTCAAG ATTGCCAACTACACAGCTGACCTAATTGACTGGATAAATGCAGAAAAGGGTCTCCAGCCATCTCAGATACACATAGTCGGCCATTCTCTCGGTGCCCAGGCTGCTGGCTTGACAGGCAAGCGCGTCAGGTCTGGTCAGGTTGCCAGAATCACGG GTTTAGATCCTGCAGCGCCCTTGTTCTACGACAAGGACTCGGAACACCGCATCGACAAGTCGGACGCTGGTTTTGTGGACGTCATACACGCCAACAGCGGCTCGATCCTTGAG GGCTGCATTGCACTATTCGAGCCCCTGGGACACGTTGACTTTTTCCCCAACGGAGGACACCACCAGCCGGGATGCGAAGTCGTCAATGGCTCCATCATAGACGACTGGACGGATCTTTTCG TTTACAGGGAGAATACTTCCTAA